A part of Rhipicephalus microplus isolate Deutch F79 chromosome 8, USDA_Rmic, whole genome shotgun sequence genomic DNA contains:
- the LOC119185916 gene encoding BEN domain-containing protein 5-like: MYAVVRFLDDHDKRLHVIHVHDIEKFDPKDTSDYDNRFVYSAYWRDPVDDTNTGLYNTQVLMLAESEDDARAKMRAKRLVIPKIPMQETTSDDDPDELVESQTKRKKAERKKQKNDRANAKKNMYDEILKKNLEKAHSGRKPRAQPRKGTDTPSDSGSSDSDELCPKSEILQMKKKKDVWKVRTKALVVKELEKDRDMWKLRAEELQHDNQFLKQQVASLQRSLESKLFKLAVEQDRVPCSRGMLSAHSETDEGESFVGNLLIMDNMACSERVLPPCSSTAVEPEERTSTVGGEKNTTHPGPNGDFIYMEDGSFHLTKGVTISGVCAKKIFGNKKATLVVKDAAHAIWGSNVLASRSVTGTVGSRKRALGEQPKQPLTPEKLLVVSETLKHWGQQKDVNTADTEKNLPRILAEKIQDLLKSKVRKQMFDDQAQ; encoded by the exons ATGTACGCTGTTGTTCGTTTCCTGGACGATCACGACAAACGGTTACACGTCATTCACGTGCATGACATCGAGAAGTTTGATCCCAAAGACACCAGCGACTACGACAACCGCTTTGTTTACAGCGCGTACTGGCGAGACCCCGTGGATGACACAAACACTGGTTTGTACAACACGCAAGTCTTGATGCTGGCAG AAAGCGAAGATGACGCCCGCGCGAAAATGCGGGCCAAGAGGTTGGTGATACCAAAAATACCTATGCAAGAAACGACGTCAGATGATGATCCTGATGAGCTCGTGGAGtcccaaacaaaaagaaaaaaggctgAAAGAAAG AAACAAAAGAACGACAGAGCAAATGCTAAAAAAAACATGTATGACGAAATTCTTAAAAAGAATCTGGAAAAAGCGCACTCTGGGCGTAAACCTAGAGCACAG CCAAGGAAAGGGACAGACACTCCGTCGGACAGCGGGTCCTCCGATAGTGATGAATTGTGCCCAAAAAGTGAAATTCttcaaatgaagaagaagaaagacgTGTGGAAGGTGAGAACGAAGGCGCTGGTGGTTAAAGAGCTTGAGAAGGACAGAGACATGTGGAAATTGCGTGCTGAGGAGCTGCAGCACGACAACCAGTTTCTAAAGCAGCAGGTTGCAAGCCTGCAGAGATCCCTTGAAAGCAAGCTTTTCAAGC TTGCAGTAGAACAAGACCGGGTGCCTTGCAGTCGGGGCATGTTGTCAG CACATTCTGAGACAGATGAAGGAGAAAGCTTCGTCGGAA ATCTGTTGATTATGGACAACATGGCCTGCAGTGAACGTGTTCTCC CACCGTGCTCATCTACTGCTGTAGAACCAGAGGAAAGGACAAGCACTGTTGGTGGAGAAAAGAACACTACACATCCAG GCCCAAATGGAGATTTCATTTATATGGAAGATGGCTCT TTCCATTTGACGAAAGGCGTAACAATAAGTGGTGtgtgtgcaaaaaaaatatttgggAACAAGAAGGCTACCTTGGTGGTGAAGGATGCTGCCCACGCTATATGGGGAAGCAACGTTCTTGCATCTAGGAGCGTCACAGGGACCGTTGGCTCCAGGAAGAGAGCATTGGGGGAGCAGCCCAAGCAGCCGCTGACACCGGAGAAACTTCTTGTTGTGTCAG AAACACTCAAGCACTGGGGACAGCAGAAAGACGTCAACACTGCTGACACGGAAAAAAATCTGCCCAGGATCCTGGCTGAGAAGATCCAAGATCTCCTGAAATCGAAAGTGCGCAAGCAGATGTTTGACGATCAAGCACAATAA
- the LOC119181014 gene encoding uncharacterized protein LOC119181014 isoform X2 has protein sequence MPRRKEYLNPGSASAIPYSTKTYLERSASSVQQSRRGLQQDTNVAGGSTAPTALRVLTQPPQTDVEGDCDSESAHEAAPSDEPQPSVGAEMTDEPQGDLGSFSSDDLLALTVNFVLEFGIPWKGVEALQKLIMHILERHDIPVTKYLFKKSVGAEIKAARLHFYCENCMTLLAVTSGDLAARNAVRVTCTVCGQRNSGPQMLRDGHFFITLPIAKLLSSLLAENDASTALHERLNSINESMSVDKDEMTDIIDGTLYRALRRELTSKNDITLTVNSDGSAVFKSSKFSVWPVQVMVNELPVYMRQKNVLVSALWYGQKHPDMTLLLNAFVEQMDGLSTSGITWKAGNETVHSKVYCFSCSADAPARAAMQHLTQFNGYYGCGWCLHPGAAVNG, from the exons ATGCCTCGTAGAAAGGAATACCTAAACCCAGGCAGCGCCTCCGCCATCCCGTATTCAACGAAAACATATCTCGAAAGATCAGCCTCGAGCGTGCAACAATCACGTCGTGGACTGCAGCAGGACACAAATGTCGCTGGCGGGTCGACTGCTCCGACAGCACTTCGCGTACTGACGCAACCTCCGCAGACTGATGTTGAAGGCGACTGTGACTCTGAATCGGCACATGAAGCGGCCCCAAGTGACGAGCCGCAGCCTTCCGTTGGCGCAGAAATGACAGACGAGCCACAGGGAGATTTAGGGAGCTTCTCTAGTGACGATTTGCTGGCACTGACTGTCAATTTTGTCCTCGAATTTGGCATCCCTTGGAAGGGAGTCGAAGCACTCCAAAAGTTGATAATGCACATACTTGAACGACATGATATACCAGTTACTAAATATCTTTTCAAGAAGAGTGTCGGGGCAGAAATAAAAGCCGCCCGGTTACACTTCTACTGTGAAAACTGTATGACGCTCCTTGCCGTAACAAGTGGCGACCTTGCAGCGCGGAATGCAGTGCGGGTAACGTGCACCGTATGCGGGCAACGTAACAGTGGGCCGCAGATGCTACGCGATGGCCACTTTTTCATAACCCTGCCCATCGCAAAGTTGCTGTCTTCGTTACTTGCCGAGAATGATGCGAGCACTGCACTCCACGAAAGACTGAATTCAATAAACGAGAGTATGTCTGTCGACAAAGATGAAATGACAGACATAATAGATGGCACCTTATACAGGGCACTTAGGCGCGAATTGACATCAAAAAATGATATCACTCTCACTGTTAACAGTGATGGAAGCGCCGTGTTCAAGTCATCGAAGTTTTCTGTGTGGCCCGTTCAAGTGATGGTGAATGAACTCCCAGTGTACATGAGGCAGAAAAATGTGCTTGTGTCTGCTCTGTGGTATGGCCAGAAACATCCCGACATGACTCTCCTACTGAACGCATTTGTTGAACAAATGGACGGTTTGTCGACCAGTGGGATCACATGGAAGGCAGGCAACGAAACTGTGCATTCcaag GTGTACTGCTTCAGCTGCAGCGCTGATGCACCAGCACGGGCAGCCATGCAGCACCTAACCCAGTTTAATGGGTATTATGGCTGTGGATGGTGCTTGCATCCAGGGGCAGCTGTGAATGGTTAG
- the LOC142769193 gene encoding uncharacterized protein LOC142769193 has protein sequence MSTTKKKTQRWCFVPGCNTGYYNSSGEKVSLFRAPTCSVLFDKWIRAIPRADKQLDENSAVCEKHFDPRFVVRTFKHRINGEDVYMPRAVPTLTNDAVPTIFPNLPKYLTKALPKERKRRKSVAESAVSSKRISVNHDNVEEGSAIDHDVIVSEQNVMLTEQLHSLSAMLHRPSELWSMQKFEQTNALCYQTAKLDRDLTPPVIHNKIVLFEAEEGAAAQCSIFLNGFLFKKSGCQTVSQAQDLLKYADTLTPCVGIGTMEEFQPLNLESKAKLSQNRVFSLSCDGSSSISLQDGSSGRCTACRKCRNLLKARLLRLKKKRLSGHLQEQLHND, from the exons ATGTCAACGACAAAAAAGAAGACGCAACGTTGGTGCTTTGTGCCTGGCTGCAACACTGGATATTATAATTCTTCAGGAGAGAAAGTTTCCCTTTTCCGAGCTCCCACGTGTAGTGTGCTGTTCGACAAATGGATTCGTGCTATTCCAAGAGCGGACAAACAGCTTGACGAGAACTCCGCAGTGTGCGAGAAGCACTTCGACCCAAG atttgtcgtgcGTACGTTCAAACATAGGATTAATGGTGAAGATGTATACATGCCGCGCGCTGTGCCGACCTTAACAAATGACGCCGTGCCGACGATTTTTCCTAATTTGCCTAAATACTTGACGAAAGCTCTGCCCAAGGAGAGAAAGAGACGGAAAAGCGTGGCTGAAAGTGCTGTTTCGAGTAAAAGAATTAGTGTGAACCACGACAATGTCGAAGAAGGCTCAGCGATTGACCATGACGTGATCGTTTCAGAACAGAACGTCATGTTGACCGAACAGCTGCATTCCTTAAGTGCTATGCTTCACCGTCCTAGCGAGTTGTGGTCGATGCAGAAGTTCGAGCAAACGAATGCATTATGCTACCAGACCGCTAAATTGGACAGAGATTTAACACCTCCTGTTATTCacaacaagatagtgttgtttgaagCTGAGGAAGGAGCAGCTGCTCAGTGCAGCATCTTTCTGAACGGGTTCCTATTCAAAAAAAGTGGCTGTCAGACAGTGAGCCAAGCACAGGATCTTCTCAAGTATGCAGACACATTGACACCCTGCGTAGGAATTGGGACAATGGAAGAGTTCCAACCACTGAATTTGGAAAGCAAGGCGAAGCTATCTCAAAATCGTGTCTTCTCCCTTTCTTGCGATGGTTCCTCATCGATTTCGCTACAAG ATGGCTCATCTGGACGTTGTACTGCCTGCAGAAAATGCAGAAACCTTCTGAAGGCTCGTCTGCtccgtctaaaaaaaaaaagactaagcgGCCACTTGCAAGAACAGCTGCACAACGACTGA
- the LOC119181014 gene encoding uncharacterized protein LOC119181014 isoform X1 encodes MPRRKEYLNPGSASAIPYSTKTYLERSASSVQQSRRGLQQDTNVAGGSTAPTALRVLTQPPQTDVEGDCDSESAHEAAPSDEPQPSVGAEMTDEPQGDLGSFSSDDLLALTVNFVLEFGIPWKGVEALQKLIMHILERHDIPVTKYLFKKSVGAEIKAARLHFYCENCMTLLAVTSGDLAARNAVRVTCTVCGQRNSGPQMLRDGHFFITLPIAKLLSSLLAENDASTALHERLNSINESMSVDKDEMTDIIDGTLYRALRRELTSKNDITLTVNSDGSAVFKSSKFSVWPVQVMVNELPVYMRQKNVLVSALWYGQKHPDMTLLLNAFVEQMDGLSTSGITWKAGNETVHSKVYCFSCSADAPARAAMQHLTQFNGYYGCGWCLHPGAAVNGTVKYPVDTVSPDRTAEGTKEIMAKAAEAGRPVQGAKGITPLINLQHFNIIWGFTPDYMHCVLLGVARQMTEDWLSNVGEEYYIGAPQTVAVLDQRLCSIKPHSCMPRLPRSVSLRKYWKASEWQQWLLYFSLPCLEGLLPRQYLKHFALLVKGIALLLQDTVSLSDISVSTDCLVKFVVDMQFLYGEKNMTFNVHQLLHMAQSVLNQGPLWAHSCFAFESNIGQIKQLVTSAKGAPLQIVERLMMASNFRYLKASASPCTLKFLTKAGPSNSKGGLLLSKPRAVSDQLLHLVQDHVGNIVRGRVMEHDRVIVSPGVRFHSEQYSRPNKSDSTVLQIYLGTCLKLKHIVSIRDSSGNVRIFALSNKFLSRRAFGTEHIMKSEDANSQQLVELSASVVPCNYVEVNRKCFFQRISLKMLSGGC; translated from the exons ATGCCTCGTAGAAAGGAATACCTAAACCCAGGCAGCGCCTCCGCCATCCCGTATTCAACGAAAACATATCTCGAAAGATCAGCCTCGAGCGTGCAACAATCACGTCGTGGACTGCAGCAGGACACAAATGTCGCTGGCGGGTCGACTGCTCCGACAGCACTTCGCGTACTGACGCAACCTCCGCAGACTGATGTTGAAGGCGACTGTGACTCTGAATCGGCACATGAAGCGGCCCCAAGTGACGAGCCGCAGCCTTCCGTTGGCGCAGAAATGACAGACGAGCCACAGGGAGATTTAGGGAGCTTCTCTAGTGACGATTTGCTGGCACTGACTGTCAATTTTGTCCTCGAATTTGGCATCCCTTGGAAGGGAGTCGAAGCACTCCAAAAGTTGATAATGCACATACTTGAACGACATGATATACCAGTTACTAAATATCTTTTCAAGAAGAGTGTCGGGGCAGAAATAAAAGCCGCCCGGTTACACTTCTACTGTGAAAACTGTATGACGCTCCTTGCCGTAACAAGTGGCGACCTTGCAGCGCGGAATGCAGTGCGGGTAACGTGCACCGTATGCGGGCAACGTAACAGTGGGCCGCAGATGCTACGCGATGGCCACTTTTTCATAACCCTGCCCATCGCAAAGTTGCTGTCTTCGTTACTTGCCGAGAATGATGCGAGCACTGCACTCCACGAAAGACTGAATTCAATAAACGAGAGTATGTCTGTCGACAAAGATGAAATGACAGACATAATAGATGGCACCTTATACAGGGCACTTAGGCGCGAATTGACATCAAAAAATGATATCACTCTCACTGTTAACAGTGATGGAAGCGCCGTGTTCAAGTCATCGAAGTTTTCTGTGTGGCCCGTTCAAGTGATGGTGAATGAACTCCCAGTGTACATGAGGCAGAAAAATGTGCTTGTGTCTGCTCTGTGGTATGGCCAGAAACATCCCGACATGACTCTCCTACTGAACGCATTTGTTGAACAAATGGACGGTTTGTCGACCAGTGGGATCACATGGAAGGCAGGCAACGAAACTGTGCATTCcaag GTGTACTGCTTCAGCTGCAGCGCTGATGCACCAGCACGGGCAGCCATGCAGCACCTAACCCAGTTTAATGGGTATTATGGCTGTGGATGGTGCTTGCATCCAGGGGCAGCTGTGAATG GAACTGTCAAGTATCCTGTGGACACTGTTTCACCTGACAGGACAGCAGAAGGCACAAAGGAAATCATGGCCAAGGCTGCTGAAGCTGGAAGACCAGTACAGGGAGCAAAAGGCATCACGCCTTTGATTAATCTTCAGCACTTTAATATAATCTGGGGCTTTACTCCAGATTATATGCATTGTGTGCTTCTAGGTGTGGCACGGCAGATGACGGAGGACTGGCTCTCTAATGTAGGCGAGGAATATTACATTGGGGCACCACAAACTGTGGCAGTATTAGATCAACGTTTGTGCTCTATAAAGCCGCATAGCTGTATGCCACGACTTCCCCGCTCAGTTTCTCTGAGAAAGTATTGGAAAGCCTCGGAGTGGCAGCAATGGCTACTGTATTTTTCATTGCCTTGTCTGGAAGGCCTACTTCCACGGCAGTATCTTAAACATTTTGCATTGCTTGTGAAAGGTATTGCCCTTCTTCTGCAGGACACAGTGTCCCTCAGTGACATTTCTGTAAGCACAGACTGCTTGGTAAAGTTTGTTGTCGACATGCAGTTTCTCTATGGAGAAAAAAACATGACTTTCAATGTACATCAATTGTTGCACATGGCTCAGAGTGTTCTGAACCAAGGACCTCTTTGGGCACATTCATGTTTTGCTTTTGAGTCTAACATTGGCCAAATTAAGCAGCTGGTCACATCAGCAAAAGGTGCCCCACTGCAGATTGTAGAGCGCTTAATGATGGCCAGCAACTTCAGGTATCTAAAGGCTTCAGCTAGCCCTTGCACTCTGAAGTTTTTGACAAAAGCTGGCCCATCAAATAGTAAAGGTGGTTTACTGCTCAGCAAACCCCGAGCTGTGTCTGACCAGCTGCTTCACCTTGTGCAGGACCATGTTGGCAACATCGTTAGGGGCCGTGTCATGGAACATGACCGAGTGATTGTATCACCGGGTGTTCGGTTTCACAGTGAGCAGTACTCAAGGCCGAACAAAAGTGACAGCACTGTATTGCAAATATATTTGGGAACGTGCTTGAAGTTGAAGCACATTGTTTCTATTAGGGATTCGTCAGGAAATGTAAGGATTTTTGCACTGTCAAACAAATTCTTGTCACGTCGTGCATTTGGCACTGAGCACATAATGAAATCAGAGGATGCGAATTCCCAACAGCTAGTGGAGCTGTCTGCCAGTGTTGTCCCTTGCAACTATGTAGAGGTCAATAGAAAGTGTTTTTTTCAGAGAATTTCTTTGAAAATGCTCTCTGGTGGTTGTTAA